In one window of Henckelia pumila isolate YLH828 chromosome 1, ASM3356847v2, whole genome shotgun sequence DNA:
- the LOC140876396 gene encoding probable serine/threonine-protein kinase PBL21, translated as MSCFSCMSLRRKDVRDYDEDTAPRSVDGSESGKKGNSVRAKTNESNGQKGNVARSFSFKELAMATRNFREANLIGEGGFGSVYKGRLESGLIVAVKQLNLEGLQGNQEFIVEVLMLSLLHHPNLVSLIGYCTDGDQRLLVYEFMSMGSLENHLFDVAPGQKPLGWGTRLKIAVGAARGLEYLHCKANPPVIYRDLKSSNILLDNDFNVKLSDFGLAKLGPVGDNTHVSTRVMGTYGYCAPEYAMSGKLTLKSDIYSFGVVLLELITGRKAIDCSRKHGEQNLVVWSHPFLKDRTKFSQMVDPLLEGRFSTRSLHHAIAITSMCLQEQASFRPLISDIVMALEYLASRAEDSSRSRSHSRTSSSPSQMEGKVDSRGKDI; from the exons ATGAGTTGCTTTTCTTGCATGAGCCTCCGGCGCAAGGATGTGAGGGATTATGATGAAGATACGGCTCCAAGATCAGTGGATGGTTCAG AAAGTGGGAAAAAGGGAAACTCTGTGAGGGCTAAAACCAATGAAAGCAACGGCCAAAAGGGCAATGTGGCACGCAGCTTCTCGTTCAAGGAGCTCGCGATGGCGACTCGGAATTTTCGGGAGGCTAATTTGATCGGTGAAGGTGGTTTTGGAAGCGTTTATAAAGGTCGGCTGGAATCTGGCCTG ATTGTTGCGGTGAAGCAACTTAATCTTGAAGGCCTTCAAGGGAATCAAGAATTCATTGTGGAGGTTCTTATGTTGAGTTTGCTGCACCATCCAAACCTCGTGAGCTTGATTGGGTATTGTACTGATGGTGATCAGAGGCTCCTAGTTTATGAGTTCATGTCAATGGGTAGCCTGGAAAATCATCTATTCG ATGTAGCGCCTGGTCAGAAGCCACTTGGTTGGGGCACGAGGCTGAAAATTGCTGTTGGTGCGGCTCGAGGCCTTGAGTATCTTCACTGCAAAGCAAATCCACCGGTCATCTATCGTGATTTGAAATCTTCAAAcatattgttggacaatgactTCAATGTGAAGCTTTCGGATTTTGGACTCGCCAAACTAGGACCTGTTGGTGACAACACTCATGTTTCAACACGAGTCATGGGGACTTATGGGTACTGTGCCCCAGAATATGCCATGAGCGGTAAACTAACTCTAAAATCAGACATCTATAGCTTTGGTGTGGTTCTGTTGGAGTTGATTACCGGACGCAAGGCCATTGACTGCTCTAGAAAACATGGAGAACAGAATTTGGTCGTATGG TCTCATCCTTTTCTGAAGGACAGGACGAAATTTTCCCAGATGGTGGACCCTCTACTTGAAGGGCGTTTCTCGACCCGAAGCCTGCACCACGCAATTGCAATCACCTCCATGTGTCTTCAAGAACAAGCTAGTTTCCGCCCCCTGATAAGTGATATTGTTATGGCACTCGAATACTTAGCTTCTCGAGCAGAGGATTCTAGTAGAAGCAGATCTCACAGTAGGACATCATCGTCCCCATCTCAGATGGAGGGTAAAGTTGACTCGAGAGGAAAAGACATTTAG
- the LOC140890026 gene encoding cinnamoyl-CoA reductase 1-like, translating into MAENGRVCVTGAGGYIASWLIKLLLSKSYIVHGTVRDPGDDRNVQLKNLEFAAEKLKLFKADLLDYYSVLAAIGGCDGVFHVASPVPSGPVSNPEVELVEPAVKGTLNVLKACTEAKVRRVVFVSSAAAVIMNPNLPKDQLLDETCWSDAEYCKMTNNWYCYSKTVAEIEALGYAKKSGLEVISFLPCLVVGPMLSQKANASSLVLINLLKGGNEQVVNHLRKVVDVRDVAEALKLVYETPEAEGRYLCMAHTVTIQGLVENLRKMYPDYKYPKSFQEGTDSLKLTSGRLQKLGWRYRPLKETLIDAVESYKRMSMLDS; encoded by the exons ATGGCGGAAAATGGGAGAGTTTGCGTGACGGGGGCGGGCGGATACATAGCTTCATGGCTGATCAAGCTTCTTCTTTCCAAATCTTACATCGTTCACGGCACTGTCAGAGATCCGG GGGATGACAGAAATGTTCAGTTGAAAAACCTTGAGTTTGCAGCTGAGAAGCTGAAACTTTTTAAGGCGGATTTGCTAGATTATTACTCAGTGCTTGCGGCAATCGGTGGATGTGATGGAGTGTTCCATGTTGCTAGCCCAGTTCCTAGTGGCCCTGTTTCAAATCCAGAG GTAGAACTGGTTGAACCTGCAGTAAAAGGTACACTTAATGTCTTGAAGGCATGCACTGAAGCTAAAGTCAGACGTGTTGTTTTTGTATCATCAGCAGCTGCTGTTATAATGAACCCCAACTTGCCCAAAGATCAATTGCTGGATGAGACATGTTGGTCAGACGCAGAATACTGCAAGATGACAAAC AACTGGTATTGTTACTCGAAAACAGTGGCAGAGATCGAGGCTCTGGGATATGCAAAGAAAAGTGGACTGGAGGTTATATCTTTCTTACCCTGCCTTGTAGTGGGACCGATGCTGTCGCAGAAGGCAAATGCTAGCAGTCTTGTTCTCATTAACCTTTTGAAAG GAGGAAATGAACAAGTGGTTAACCACCTCCGAAAGGTGGTGGATGTACGTGATGTAGCCGAAGCGTTAAAGTTAGTCTACGAAACACCTGAAGCTGAAGGTCGATATTTATGCATGGCTCACACGGTTACTATACAAGGTTTGGTGGAGAATCTGAGGAAAATGTATCCCGACTATAAGTATCCCAAGAG CTTCCAAGAGGGAACGGACTCGTTGAAGCTCACTTCAGGTAGACTGCAAAAACTGGGTTGGAGGTACAGGCCGCTTAAAGAAACGCTCATTGATGCGGTGGAAAGTTACAAACGGATGTCCATGCTTGATTCATGA